In Trichlorobacter lovleyi, the DNA window CGGCAATTTCATTGATGACGTTGACGATCTCGCCGATTTTTTCAGAGGTTGCACCCAGGTTGCCTACGATCTGGGCTGACGAGCGAACCACTTCCGCCACCTGCTGCATCCCCTTGACCGCCTGATTGACCACCCGCTGACCTTCATGGGCGCTGTCAGCCACCTGGCTGGCCGAGTCTGCAGCATTGGTGGTATTACCGGCCACCTCGTTGACGGTCATGCTCATCTCTTCCATGGCAGTGGCGATCTGGTGGATACGCTCCTCCAGATAGTTTTTGCGTTCAATATCCTTATGTTGTTGCTCTTTGATCTTGCGTTCGGCTGTAATGTCGCTCCAGCAGGCCATGAAGCAGAGCAGCTTGCTGCTGTCGCTGGGATCCCAGATCGGATAGGCCTTGGTCTGCAGGGTAACACCACCGATCGGAATATCGGCAGCGTGCGGCAGCTTGTTGCGTGGATCAGCAAAGATGTTGCGGATACGGGCCGGGTCCTTGTGGAACTGGTGGATCGAGTTGCCAAAGGCATTACTCACATCTGCGCCGCGCAGGCCACTGTTCAGCTCTGCACGGTGTTG includes these proteins:
- a CDS encoding methyl-accepting chemotaxis protein, whose translation is MGLFGGPSKQELLDKDNEIKKLMQMLDNVDNVVMLCDTTNDNKIFYMNRKAKELLQQHRAELNSGLRGADVSNAFGNSIHQFHKDPARIRNIFADPRNKLPHAADIPIGGVTLQTKAYPIWDPSDSSKLLCFMACWSDITAERKIKEQQHKDIERKNYLEERIHQIATAMEEMSMTVNEVAGNTTNAADSASQVADSAHEGQRVVNQAVKGMQQVAEVVRSSAQIVGNLGATSEKIGEIVNVINEIADQTNLLALNAAIEAARAGEMGRGFAVVADEVRRLAERTMTSTKQIGSMVTEIQSNTQKAVASIEDGKAEAEKGEQLSHQAEASLIAIVDSVENIKNLISQIATASEEQAATATVIAGNLEEISRAN